The Oncorhynchus kisutch isolate 150728-3 linkage group LG14, Okis_V2, whole genome shotgun sequence genomic sequence GGCAGAAATCCAGGGCTTGAGCAATCTGTAGTTTTGGGAGAGGAGACAGTCCACTGTTGCAATTATTTCCACACAATCCGTGGCAATGGAAAAACTACTGTTTATAAAttggatatactgtatgtgtctgggGGGAAATACATCTTTGAGTGCTAAGCCAAACATGATTCCTTGGCATGAAATTAGTGGCCAAGTTTAAACAAAGTAAACAAGGTTTGATTTGTCAAATATGTGTTTCTTTCTATCAAATGTGGAGATTGAAATGAGATGCATCTTGTCTGGCCATGTGACAGTGAACTGCTGTGATCCGATGCCGGGCCGCAGTTGCATGCTAGGCTGGGAAGCCCCTCTCCGTGGAGGAAGTGCGCATCAAGATAAAGGTCACAAGGTCATGTACTATAGCATGGAACCACTGGTGTACCTTATACCTTGGTCACAATAGCACACTTAGTATCATTAACTGCTTTCTTTCAATTACTTTCGATTCAATTGATTTAGCTTGCCATGTTGCAGTGCTAATTACAGTAAGAGATTACCGTGAAGATGGGACAAGTTCTGGGAGGGGGAGAGTTGAGTGGGTGACCAGAAATCATAGGGCAAGTTACCCTTAAATTACTAACATCATTGACATTTATGGGGGGTGGTTTCATGATTGCCCTTGAAAACACTGGTTATTGTAATTACCTAAGTGGACAATGGTAAAATTGAATTATCTCCTAAATTGGCCGAATTAAAATACCCTGAATGTGTTGCAAATTGTTGCCTCTGGGATCTGCCATACAGATTCCTGAACCCTGAGTGACTCAAACCCAGAGTGGGGGTTCCCTGTCGTGAAGGTGCTGGGACGATGGAGAGCGTTGAAGATGGTATCAGAAAATTCAAACCATGTAGTCATACCAGAGAGGTAGCGGCGAAGCGAGAGATTTCACTCTCACCAAAATAAACCCAATAATTTTCTATAGGTTTATTTTGGATCTAAGCTTGTCGCCAGCcttcccattgttagggcggagatgTGAGCATCTCATCATTATATACAGATATCTGATCATACTGAGTGAGTCAGAGAAAAATTTAACAAAAGGTTATTGTTACCTCCTATTGCTTACATTCCAAGAGCTTTCAATAATTTTATTTAAATATCTTGATATAATACATACAGGGCTTTCACAAGTtatttattgtgtgtgtttttagggGATACTGTGATTCTCCTGTACCTCCCTGTGTGGAGAGTGCAAGTTCTGTAAAAATCACAAGACTAACCTGGTCAAAAGATCAGGTGAGTGTTCCGGGCACAGCCAACAAAATCAGAGACAACCTCTAGCCACTACATCTGGTTGTCACTAGTtgccacagccacaaagtcaaaacagCTACATCATaataattcatgaaaacaaagatgtggttttggtcttaatttaaggttaggcataaggttagcagtatggttaaggttagggttacggttaaaATCCGATTTTAAGACaataaattgtagaaatgggcTGGGTTCATTCAGTCAATTCTCCCGTTAAGGGATAAGTCTGGCCCACTTTCTTTCTCTGAGTACATGGTGGCAGACATCTCGCTGGCCAAGGTGGACGAGAAGGCAGGGATGTGGGATTTCCACAGGCTACAGGGCAGCAATTAACATAGCTAAGGTGTCACTGAATTTCCTGATGGTATTCTCTCCTTCAGGAAAAAACATTTAGAAGTTTTGAAAACAGCATGCCATTTTTAAAAGCAGAATATTTTCTTACGAACACAACTGATTCAACTGATTGTTTATAGCAGGACAAAACTCTCACCTAGTCTCTTTTGGTGATTTGCATGCCTAATGATGTCCTTACAGGTGGAGACGGGCTCAACCTGTGCAGTGTTTGGCCTTGGCGCGTTGGGCCTGGCTGCCGTCAAGGGATGCAAAGCAGCTGAGGCGACCAGGATCATTGGGATTGACATCAACCCAGTTTAAAGTGGCCAAGGAGTTTGGATTATTCCTTCATATGTGTGTGCAACATGGGGATCATGGTGAGGAAGTGGATTCTACCTTTACAGACCACCCTTGAGTGTTTGGGGAATTAATGACCATTTTACTGACAATGTGTAGAAAGAGTGCACAGTGCTTTTCTCAATTTTATGATTAAAAAACAACAATGTCAACAAATGCTCAACTAAGCAGTGATGTAAAGTAatcaagtaaaaatacttgaaagtactacttaagtagttttgggggggtatctgtactttactacattcctaaagaaaagtatATCCTTTTTaccatgacacccaaaagtactcgttacattttgaatgcttagcaggacagggaaaTTATCAAATTCacatacttatcaagagaacattcctggtcatccctactgatctgacggactcactaaacacatgctgcattgtcggaactagaagcacaagcatttcgctacactcgcattaacatctgctaaccatgtgtatgtgacaaataaaatgtgaattttattttttgatttgattttaaattatGTCAGTGTTGGGGctggcccctggctatccataaattaaaataaacaagaaaatgatgctgactggtttgcttaatataaggaatttgaaatgatttatacttttactttagatacttaagtatatttcaaaccaaatacttttagacttgtactcaagtagtattttactgggtgactttcacttcagtcattttctattaaggtaccttTACTTTTGAAAATTGGGTAAATTTTCCACCACTGCAGCTAAGTGTTGTAATCTCAATTGTAGCATATGTTAATCTATGTTACACCTAATGGCCATAGTGGCACGATAGCAAGGTTACAGCTGTGTAAGTGACTGTTCCAGAGTGCGGCCCTGAAAGCTTGTCAGCAGGCGGGCAAAAGATCTCCATTCACCCATTCCAACTGGTGACAGGATGAACTTGGACAGGAACTGGCGTGGGTCTAGTGTGTTAGACAACTACACAGAGCTTTTGGCTCTCACTATCATTTGATTGAACTGAGGTCATGCTTTGCATTTGCTTTCCATAGGAAATACAAGTGTGGAGGGTGTTCCTAAACTGGTCAGTGAGTACATGAACAATAAGCTGAAGGTGGATGATTGTGACCTACACACCACCCTTCCAACGGATCAGAGGGCTTCAGTATATTGCATGCTGGGAAATTAAGGCATTGCACAAAAATCACAACAAAGCCTGCTTTCCATTTTGTGTTTACTAAATGTAAATCTTTCTCGTTTCCTCGGTCCTGCAGTATTCGTGTTGTCCTGAAATTTTAGATTTCAAGAGGCGGCTCTGAAAACCATAACATCACTCCTTATTTCTCCATTTCAATTGAATACATTAAATCAAAGGATACTCAAAGGATTGTCTTACTGGTCAAATGAATTTGAACCCCGTTGCCAGGATAATTGAGCATAGCATTGGGAGAAAGCATCTAGTGAACGAGTATCATGTCATTTGCAGTGAGATTCTCTTAATGTGCACATCATAGaagtacaaaacaagaaacgcTTAACTTTGAGCTAATGCAAAACAATCAATACTTCAATGATTATGTTATTACTATTTTAATAATACAGTACTCTGAAAAAGGGTATTAATTCACAGGTCTGTAGTAAACCCAGACTTCTGCTGCAATAGAGCCTTTGGCATTTATACAGTCCTCACCACACTCAAACACAAAAgcatatacgcacacacacctacagaACAGCTGTTTATTACTCCCATCATAGAAGAAATAAAAAGCTGGCAGAGAAACTGGAAAGATTGGATTAAAATGGAGACTCAAGAGTGTTGCTCAACAGTATATCAAGGTAAATATTGATCGACTGGATTGAGGAATAACAGACATGCTGCCTAGACATTATCTGGCATGGTTATTCTTAATTCACACAGATTAAGGCTCAACGCGCTACACCAGGGCAATTCCAATCCAGGCCTTGGGGTACACCGCACTGCAGGCTTTCCTCCCGATTCAAACCAGACCTGGCAAGGAGATTCTGGTCAATCAATGAACCTAAATCAACTAGTTCACTACAAGAGAGAAAAGAAAACTAGCAGTGCTGCAGACCTCAGGACCCAGGTTTGAATAGACCTGCACTACACACTTTAGCAGAACACTGAGCTCAACAGCTCCCCTCTCTGGCCAGTCAATAGGACCCAGCTGCCTTGCTGTCAATTAGGCAACACAGTAACGTGGCACATGTCTAGAGGTCAAGGAGTCAAACTGAAGCATGACCCTTTCCACACCTCTGCAGTAAAATATGTCAACAGAATCAAAGCTCACAATCAAGGTAAAAATTAAACCTGCTACTGCGCATAAATAcacttctttatttttacttttcaTCTCCTGGTgagacatttattttttaaaacagccTCATTAAAACAATCCACACAGTTGATATCAGATGTATTCAAGTACTTCCCGTAAATCTTGGAGAACAACACTAAATTCGTGGAACGGTGAGAGCCAGGCCGCGGCAGGGACAGCCtccgggggggggggcaggcctCAGGTTAGAGGCGTGTATGTGTGATATGACATTGGGGATCAAAGTGAGCTGCCCACGAGACAGTCATTTCGTTgctgtatccctccctccatttagATTTGGTTGAGGAAGTGGGGACGTCCGTTGTCGTCGAGCCGGCGTGTCAGAATGTCACAGCCCGTCTCCGTCACAAGCAAGGTGTGCTCAAACTGGGCGGAACGCTTCCCATCCCGAGTCACAGCTGTCCAGCCATCAGGCCACGTCTCGTCCTGCCAACCACCTACACAGAACACACAGGTAGCCAGTGTTAAGCACACAAGTACAGTATGAAAACACAAGTATACAATTACCAAACATTACATTAAGCACACAAACAAAATTATACCCCAAATCTGCTGTCATGTCTGAGAACCCTTACCTTCACAGATCATGGGCTCGATGGTGAATACATGGCCAGGTTTCATCACTCCGACCGCTTTGTTTTCTGCAAAGAAAGGAAACCCACCAATTCATACATCTTCCCCCAAAATCCTTTGAGGACTAACGTGTACGTGACCTATAAAATTTGAAGTAGGCTACTGTGTTATCTGAGAAAAGGACGTCAATTTCACAAGCGTATTGGTGGAAGGAGATGGAGGGGTACTCACTGGCATAGTGGGGCACGTTAGGAGCAGTGTGGAACAGTTTGTGGATGCCATGGCCACAGTAGCTCCGCACCACAGAGAAGCCGTTAGCCTGGGCATGTTTCTGGATGATGTTACCAAGCTCCCTGTAGCGGATACCAGGCTTTACtagagaaggaagagggggacaTTGTGATAGTGACCTAATTGAGACTCGTtccaggaaactaggcatatgtcacgtgtcactacttcacaggagcgcCATTTGAATGcaaactttatttatttatcaaaatgcatttatttggtcagaaatgccttctgaaacatgtgaactttcatgtgccttaaacttgtatgccatctgtaaatacaaataaaattgttaaattacgagcctagttggtttagccatggaaaaaagCCGCAACCTTCCAGCTAGCCATGGTTGGCTGAGACAATGAGCGGGCTGAACAATccaagagatgagtttggattggcctgccatgtagcatgcttctgtctataatatgacctggccagtatgtgtaggtaatcctttcgaAACGGGGCTTTTGAAAGATATTAGGTAGAACTGCATAACTGTTGCTccccactttctggaggaccgagttttgcaatcagtggaattagagtatgatagctaaggaaaTTCTGGCgttttgattgcaaatatgcagactgagtcgaaaagagaacacacagaaggctgttgtataaaaacacctgtgtccggattacatcttcaaactaagggtaaCCATGTCATCCGtgacagagggagaagcatccatccatgtatacaggtaagagagtctagctagctccattttcagatttgacaagtttctaattttgtcagaaaggcATTTTcatgtcaagttaaagtgtactgttagctagctacctaacgttacgtgtatgatctgtgtcgtaatattatttgtatctcagagccatttgcattgctagttatagcctaatgttagctagctagctgacattgAACATAGTTGGTTAGTTACCTGCAGAATCATGCAGGGTATTAACGTTaggagttgggattatggttaattgtttagctagctagatgtcttaacaagactccactatgcaagaaactatttcaatagaatgtttatgatgtcactgtgacaactgtcaatagacgtagctggtaaatttactctcgctatctactccgatttctgAGCACTCTCccgagtgtgccagagtgcagaataactgacaaatttacaaacgctcaacacccaACGAATATGTTCGGTGTCAGTAAACTTGGGCAAAAAGTGTAATTAAATAGTTGCCAGCgtcagttgcagtcaccaacactctggataaccagctctgctagggcgagtaaaatggtcagggtgagctgttctctcatttgtatcTGAAAGTagttagccaacgttagccagttaccttgggtgcttgactgctgttaggtCAGAAAGCTCAGATCAACCCAAAGTTTCATCCAGTGTCCAATGTGTGCTCTAAACGCACCGAGAGAGAAATGCTCTCAATTTAGAAACGGTCAATCTGACAACACTGGGTTTCCGAACACCCAGAGCAcactggcactccagattaaatttacCAACACTCCCGTAGCttcagcctttagtcttgaaatctttggttgtttagtacatggcctcacatgtgaatcattAAAGCTTAAAATGTTGTGAACGattctgaatgggtgtagacaaagaagagctctccagtagatgtaccaaaacattcaagggacattttctcaaaagtgaggttacaagtttatcaactttaaaaagtacaattactttcccattgtttatCAACTGCAGTATATGACATACCATTTTCTAGTCTCTACTTTTactcaatgtaaaaaacacaatttataattttgctacataagacctaTTCGAGCCggtcattcattcatttattttaatatatatatttatttatatatatatatatatatatatatacacacaattaTATATTAAAAAAAGAGATCCTACCTGAGTCGATGGCTTGCATAAGGCATTCGAAGGTggtctggacaagcttttttgcCCCTTCATCTGCCTCTCCGACAAAGAAGGTCTCGTTGAGATCTCCGTGGAATCCATTGTGGTACACAGTAATATCCACTGCACGGGGGGGAATGCTGAACATTAGcagaaatatatacagtgcctataataaaataaattaatgctTTATCTTGATTAGATATATATAAAAACACCTTTGGCTGACATTACAGCTGTTGACTCTTTTCTGATAAGTATTTAaaaactttgcacacctggattgcgcaatattttcccattattctttacaaaattcttcaagttctgtcaagttggatgcAGGATAACTGCTAAATGGTCATTTTCAagacttgccatagattttcaagcaagtttaagtcaaaactaactaggCTACATGGAAACATGATGTCTCTTTGGTAAGCAACTCAGTATATATTAGGCCTcctgttttgggttattgtcctgctgaaaggtgaagtctctcccagtgtctggtgtactGTGTAGCAGAGCACGAGGAAATGGCTCCGTTTCAAAATGGTAGTGATTCATTTAGTGATACCCGAGCCCTGCCcataccctagttattgatgaaaaaAAAACAGGCCCTATGTATAATGTCGGGTCATGCAAGGCTTGGGTTGGGTtaggaaggacaaccatctttgtaGTGTCTGGGTCGTTTCATTCAACATCCACAGATTAAGTGCTAACTTGAGCCTacttaaagggatattcagtgtctgctttttatGTTTTACCCACCTACCAATCTATGAGGCGAGGCACTGGAAAAGCTCCCTAGTTTTATAGATTAAATCTGTGCTGGAAATTCAAAACACAActtagggaccttacagatgctTTATAAATGGGGTACAGGGGAAGtcattaaaaaaacatgtttacccttattatttcacacagagtgagtccaactTGTTACTTCTTAACTAATTTAgggttgccataacaaagggggtgaatacttgtACAACCAAGATATTGAAGTTGttcatttttattaatttgttagcattcatttaatttaattttcacTTTGACACTGACATTTTCACTTTGAAATATTTGTGTAGTCAAGAGAAAAAAATTAAAAATCAATTAAATCAATTTCAGTCACACTTTGTAACAGAGGGATAAATACTTGGGCACTATCATGCTCACGAGACCACTTGTCTTGTCAAACCATGCTGTAAGTCAGTTTTTTTGGCAGTGTCTCATGGGATCTTTCTCTTGAGAATAGTCCCATTAGCAGACATATATAGGACACAGGCTACATTTTGGCTGAAGTCCTATAGACTCTTGCTGAATACTAATAAAAACCATTTCTCTTGTCAAACCATGATGTCAGCAAGAGCTCTTTGGCAGTCTGTCTAATGGGAACTAGCCCGTTCTCTATGTGCATCTCAATTGTCTAAAGTCTCACTCACCTATTTAAACCACATCATACTCAATGATCTGAAAACACATTAGGTGAAAGAATATGGAGGATGCCAACTGGGGATTTACATTTCACCTGTCCAGTCAATTCAAGTAAGTAATGGtaaagggagagatggggaagcCACTTTTTGCCCTTGGGAAACCTACCGTTGAGGATATCCCCATCCACCAGACGTCTCCTGTCTGGGATGCCGTGGCAGATGACCTCATTGACTGACGTGCAGCAGGACTTGGGAAAGTTGTAGTAGTTGAGAGGGGAGGGATAACAGTTTCTGGCTGTGCAGGCCTGGAGGAAGGAAGTACTTACACGTCAACGTTCaagacgagggagagaggaggaaagagtgaaAAAGGAAGAGAGCGACAGGAGAAAGTGAGTGGATGGGAAAGAGGGAAAAGGAGGCTAGTGTCTTTACCAGGTGCACAGTGTGGTCAATCTCTTCCGTGGTCATGCCAGGTTTCACCATCAGGGCGGCAATGTCAAGCACCTCTCGGGCCAGCTACAAAAGACAGAAATAGACTTTGCATTTCAAAACCACtgtttttaaaactgtttgaatatgTTATTAACTGCAACAGCGAAAGattaaaaaacaattgaataattTACCGTAGACACAACTCTCATGCCTTCAATGTCTTCGGCAGGAAGAATCTTGATCTGTGAAGTGCCCTTCAAAGACTGCTCCGACTCAGAcatgccttaaaaaaaaaaaaacaagcgaAAAGAATAGGCATACTGGCCTCATTTTAACGTCACTATTCTATCCATACACCAACTCACCCTGATCAGCTTTCCATTAAACGGAGTCAACGAACATCACTCAGCCCAGTCTGACTTTCACTCAAAACGGACTACCAGTCTACTGACTCAACCACTTCATGAATCTGCTCAAAAAAGTAGTTATGCTACTGGAAAgagcttaaagggatacttcggtaAATGAGGCCCTTTGTCTGCTTCCCCATAGTCCGATGAACTAGTGGATATcatttgtgtctctgtctccagtatgaaggaagttcgaGGTAGTTTGCAAGCCAAtgttaactagcgttagcgcagcgactggaagtctatggtatctactagcataGACTTACaataaaagatcagaattgggctgcctatgTAAAACGCAACTTTTGAAGCCCACATCCTCACAGAATAGATTCACTGCATTAAATTAAAGTAGACACCAAACATCCTCACCTAACCTGGCTTATGAAAGAAAAAtaatacactatatcacagcACGTCACAAGGATGCAGTTCTACACAAGTTGACCAAGGGGCATGATAATATTGATCTGCAGACCTCCTGAAGCCTCCTCAATTCTGCGGCGCTCCAAATCAACCTCTGCCCCTTACACTAAAAACCCGTAGAGCTGAAAGGATCCTTATCCGGCTGGGTGGAATTCTCTATATTGTTTACTCCTATGGAAATATTTCAGAGCTACATAATTCTATGGCATGGGGGCCTTTTTATTgacataggcatacagttattCTGGTTGAGCCACATGGTTAGACTATTTTCATTGAAAAGGCCCATGTCATTCTTCTTGTACAGTTTTTTATCTGGTTATCAGATCACAACACCAAACAATGTTTACATACAATGTATAGACCACAGCACTGACATGAGCGTCATAATCGGTGTAGGCAACATCACTGAAGCATGAGCCACAACCACATCAGTATGTTTATCAACCACTTAGCAGAGACAACACAATTACTATACAAAACCCCCATCACTATGATAAAATACAGACCATAGCTCTAATGCAGCAGCAAAAGATGAATGAAAACAATGCCATGCAGAAACACAATATCTTTGACCATGGTTCCGTTTCCTGCCTGGTGATCGCAGATGGAGACATACAAAAGAAACATACAACAAAAGGAGCgacagtgtgtggttatgtgcTGCACAGATGGGGGAGATAAGGGATTGTTGTGGGTGGGGTAGGACGTACCTGCCATAAGACCCACTTCTGCTGCTGAAGTGATGAGTAGAAAAGAGCTTCAGACACCAGCCTCTCCCACTCAAACATGCGAGCACACATACACCCCCTCTTAaactcacacaaacactcaaaAGCACTTGCATACATAGCCAGACACAAGTGGGAATGACCATGGGATCGACCAAGACGCTTTTTTCAGAAGGTAGCAAATGTATAAAGGAATGCCATTGTTTAAGCTAGTTTGTCTACAGATTAAGCAGAGGTAAAACGTTATTATAGGGTAAAGTTCTCATTTAATGGATTGAGTAGGAGAATTGAACAGGACAGAGTTCAAGTGCTGTAGACCCAAAACCTTGCTAAGAAGCTAGCAAAAAGACAAAAGGCACCTGCTACAACAGCCATCTACTGTAACATACACAAAGGAATTCATCCCGTTTACTTGTTTGCTGAGATTAAATATTAATGTGCATGTGTACAATACTGAGTTGCAGTGCAACAATGGGTTGTTTGTACTCTGAACCGACAGAGAAAGCCTAGGGGTAGATTAATTATGCCACCTCACTAGCCAGGGTCACACTGTGTAGACTAGACTCAGGATGACAGGAAGCGATTTGATGCCATTAACAATGAACAGCACTGTGGcagactcaaatcaaattgtattgctctcatacacatatttagcaggtgTAGCAATATGCTtctgttcctagctccaacagactGTCTGGCGATTCATTCTGGGAAAGAACAGCAAAGCAAATCGACAGTTGTGCTACTTATGGTTATATTTAACCCAGCCAAGCTGTATGAGGTCTAGATTTTTAAATTTCGAAGTGCCCAGAAATCTAGGTTA encodes the following:
- the metap1 gene encoding methionine aminopeptidase 1, coding for MAAIEARECETEGCSSKAKLQCPTCIKLGIQGSYFCSQECFKGSWATHKQLHKKAKEDNQDEAKNCVETDTNTDPWPGYRYTGRLRPHYPLTPMRTVPSDIQRPDYADHPLGMSESEQSLKGTSQIKILPAEDIEGMRVVSTLAREVLDIAALMVKPGMTTEEIDHTVHLACTARNCYPSPLNYYNFPKSCCTSVNEVICHGIPDRRRLVDGDILNVDITVYHNGFHGDLNETFFVGEADEGAKKLVQTTFECLMQAIDSVKPGIRYRELGNIIQKHAQANGFSVVRSYCGHGIHKLFHTAPNVPHYAKNKAVGVMKPGHVFTIEPMICEGGWQDETWPDGWTAVTRDGKRSAQFEHTLLVTETGCDILTRRLDDNGRPHFLNQI